A window from Nocardioides mesophilus encodes these proteins:
- a CDS encoding flavin-containing monooxygenase, whose translation MSDPTISRQKLADSPLDVVVIGAGQAGLAAGYHLTRHGSRFLLLDAGPSVGHAWRSRWDSLRLFTPAEYSSLPGMPFPAAAGSYPTKDQVADYLAAYAERFDLPVLLDTPVRRLTRTADGCFRLETDRSTLQTRHVIVATGPFQVPAIPEPARSLGTDVVQLHSARYRNPKDLPRGRVLVVGGGNSGLQIAEEIAASREVHVAMGSKQTMVPQRPFGRDLFWWLTATGLLTRPATSPIARFFRRRGGDLVIGTSTRSLRAAGVTLRPRLTGADHRTATFADGSCLQVDAVVWATGFRSDYSWIDLPGVWDGRQLRHRRGVTDVPGLTFLGLPWQHTRGSALLGFVQDDAEWIARQVTPAGRSGPRSGDRDARLQRPLPDRRGTTSGVYSAATSADAAGDQVTVTFGRRVAPSRR comes from the coding sequence ATGTCCGACCCGACCATCTCCCGCCAGAAGCTCGCGGACTCCCCGCTCGACGTCGTGGTCATCGGCGCCGGTCAGGCCGGCCTCGCCGCGGGCTACCACCTGACCCGGCACGGCAGCCGGTTCCTGCTGCTCGACGCGGGACCTTCGGTCGGTCACGCGTGGCGCAGCCGCTGGGACTCGCTGCGACTGTTCACCCCGGCTGAGTACTCCTCGCTGCCGGGCATGCCGTTCCCCGCCGCCGCGGGCAGCTACCCCACCAAGGACCAGGTCGCCGACTACCTGGCGGCCTACGCCGAGCGGTTCGACCTTCCGGTGCTGCTCGACACGCCGGTCCGACGGCTGACCCGGACTGCCGACGGCTGCTTCCGCCTCGAGACCGACCGTTCCACGCTGCAGACCCGCCACGTCATCGTCGCCACCGGACCGTTCCAGGTCCCGGCCATTCCCGAGCCGGCCCGGTCGCTGGGCACCGACGTGGTGCAGCTGCACAGCGCCCGCTACCGCAACCCCAAGGACCTGCCGCGCGGACGGGTCCTGGTCGTCGGCGGCGGCAACTCCGGCCTGCAGATCGCCGAGGAGATCGCCGCCTCCCGCGAGGTCCACGTCGCCATGGGCAGCAAGCAGACGATGGTGCCGCAGCGTCCGTTCGGCCGAGACCTGTTCTGGTGGCTGACCGCGACCGGGCTTCTGACCCGGCCGGCAACCTCCCCGATCGCCCGGTTCTTCCGCCGGCGCGGTGGCGACCTGGTCATCGGGACCTCCACCAGGTCCCTGCGTGCCGCCGGGGTGACGTTGCGTCCCAGGCTGACCGGTGCCGACCACCGCACCGCCACGTTCGCCGACGGCAGCTGCTTGCAGGTCGACGCGGTGGTGTGGGCGACTGGGTTCCGCTCCGACTACTCCTGGATCGACCTGCCGGGGGTCTGGGACGGTCGCCAGCTCCGACACCGACGGGGCGTCACCGACGTGCCGGGCCTGACCTTCCTCGGCCTGCCCTGGCAGCACACCCGCGGCTCGGCGCTGCTCGGCTTCGTCCAGGACGACGCGGAGTGGATCGCCCGACAGGTGACCCCCGCAGGCAGGAGCGGACCGCGGTCGGGTGACAGGGATGCCCGGCTGCAGCGGCCCCTCCCCGACCGTCGCGGGACGACGTCGGGCGTCTACTCGGCGGCGACGTCGGCGGACGCCGCGGGCGACCAGGTCACCGTCACCTTCGGGCGCAGGGTTGCCCCGAGCCGCCGGTAG
- a CDS encoding GNAT family N-acetyltransferase, which translates to MPDATARGPAQPGLAPPLCPVTVRRATPDDAPDVAVMVGEIAALENQTGHVHVDEAGWRRLLGRAEVIVLLAERDGAAVGYVSAVRQLHLWTGGDVLALDDLYVRPGHRDGGAGRRLMAAMAATAAPDQLVVRWGVEPDNLDAQRFYRRLGATLRPKVTVTWSPAASADVAAE; encoded by the coding sequence ATGCCCGACGCCACCGCCCGCGGCCCCGCCCAACCTGGGCTCGCGCCACCGCTCTGCCCGGTCACCGTCCGCCGGGCTACCCCGGACGACGCCCCCGACGTCGCCGTCATGGTCGGCGAGATCGCCGCCCTCGAGAACCAGACGGGTCACGTCCACGTGGACGAGGCAGGGTGGAGGAGGCTGCTCGGCCGAGCCGAGGTCATCGTGCTGCTCGCGGAGCGCGACGGCGCCGCAGTGGGTTATGTCTCCGCGGTCCGTCAGCTGCACCTGTGGACCGGTGGTGACGTCCTCGCCCTCGACGACCTGTACGTGCGACCGGGCCACCGGGACGGCGGGGCGGGTCGGCGGTTGATGGCCGCGATGGCGGCGACGGCCGCGCCCGACCAGCTGGTGGTCCGCTGGGGTGTCGAGCCCGACAACCTCGACGCCCAGCGGTTCTACCGGCGGCTCGGGGCAACCCTGCGCCCGAAGGTGACGGTGACCTGGTCGCCCGCGGCGTCCGCCGACGTCGCCGCCGAGTAG
- a CDS encoding MFS transporter, with protein sequence MSHDTTAVAAPAAVHPAPEPEVRRPWTILGVMLMAQFMVILDVSVVNVALPSIGKALHFTSTDYQWTVSAYVLLSGGLLLFGGRLSDLLDRRAMFLTGLGLFTAASLVSATASSATMMILSRGAQGAGAAMLTPAAMAIIVTSYSGRQRASALAIWGTISSMGIAAGVLFGGILTTVFGWQAVFFINVPIGIVAAILAVRTVAAGRRTGSLRRLDAPGAATVVTGLLALVFAIEGTRTEGWASTQTLAAFALAVVLLGGFTLIERRVPAPLVPPATWRIRSLISASTVMAVITGAVVGAIFLSSLFLQTVLGGSAIITGLQFLPLAAAITVGAMIASKLLGRVTPKTIMVAGLLVVAVGATVLARIGTDPTYLADILPGFVVIGLGVGPMFVAISVAAMAGIPHAQSGLASGVMMTGHEVGAALGVATLAAIAGDLTTRTGLVDAYPRVFTVVALAMVALAGFAAVAVPRQDAHSAAHPTGHPPMH encoded by the coding sequence ATGTCGCACGACACCACCGCGGTGGCCGCACCGGCCGCCGTACATCCTGCCCCGGAGCCGGAGGTTCGGCGTCCGTGGACCATCCTGGGCGTGATGCTGATGGCGCAGTTCATGGTCATCCTCGACGTCAGCGTCGTGAACGTCGCGCTCCCCAGCATCGGGAAGGCCCTGCACTTCACCAGCACCGACTACCAGTGGACCGTCAGCGCCTACGTGCTGCTCAGCGGCGGCCTGCTGCTGTTCGGGGGTCGGCTGTCGGACCTGCTGGACCGCCGGGCGATGTTCCTGACCGGGCTGGGGCTGTTCACCGCCGCCTCCCTCGTCAGTGCCACCGCGTCCTCGGCGACGATGATGATCCTCTCCCGCGGCGCACAGGGCGCCGGCGCCGCCATGCTCACCCCGGCCGCGATGGCGATCATCGTGACCTCCTACTCCGGCCGGCAGCGGGCCAGCGCCCTGGCGATCTGGGGCACCATCAGCAGCATGGGCATCGCCGCCGGGGTGCTGTTCGGTGGCATCCTCACCACCGTCTTCGGCTGGCAGGCGGTCTTCTTCATCAACGTGCCGATCGGGATCGTGGCCGCGATCCTGGCCGTCCGCACCGTCGCGGCCGGACGACGCACCGGCAGCCTGCGGCGCCTCGACGCACCCGGCGCGGCGACCGTGGTGACGGGGTTGCTGGCGCTGGTGTTCGCCATCGAGGGCACCCGCACCGAGGGATGGGCGTCCACGCAGACACTCGCTGCCTTCGCCCTGGCGGTCGTGCTGCTCGGCGGGTTCACGCTGATCGAGCGCCGGGTGCCCGCCCCGCTGGTGCCGCCGGCCACCTGGCGGATCCGGTCGCTGATCTCGGCGTCCACCGTGATGGCCGTCATCACCGGCGCCGTGGTCGGCGCGATCTTCCTCAGCTCGCTGTTCCTGCAGACGGTGCTCGGCGGCTCCGCGATCATCACCGGCCTGCAGTTCCTGCCGTTGGCTGCCGCGATCACCGTCGGCGCCATGATCGCCTCCAAGCTGCTGGGCCGCGTCACGCCGAAGACGATCATGGTGGCCGGCCTGCTGGTGGTCGCTGTCGGCGCCACGGTGCTCGCCCGCATCGGCACCGACCCGACGTACCTCGCCGACATCCTGCCGGGCTTCGTGGTGATCGGGCTCGGGGTCGGGCCGATGTTCGTGGCCATCTCGGTCGCGGCCATGGCGGGGATCCCGCACGCGCAGTCCGGGCTCGCCTCCGGAGTGATGATGACCGGACACGAGGTCGGCGCAGCACTGGGCGTCGCGACGCTGGCCGCGATCGCGGGGGACCTGACCACCCGCACCGGACTCGTCGACGCCTACCCGCGGGTGTTCACGGTCGTGGCGCTGGCCATGGTCGCTCTGGCCGGGTTCGCCGCCGTCGCGGTGCCGCGTCAGGACGCCCACTCCGCAGCCCACCCCACCGGGCACCCGCCGATGCACTGA
- a CDS encoding heavy-metal-associated domain-containing protein yields MLSGTPRTFVGSTTFSVAGMTCANCARAVTEEISSIPGVAAVLIEPASSTVTVTASRQLDRADIAAAVEAAGHALVP; encoded by the coding sequence ATGCTGTCCGGCACCCCCCGCACCTTCGTCGGCTCCACCACCTTCAGCGTCGCCGGAATGACGTGTGCCAACTGCGCACGCGCCGTCACCGAGGAGATCAGCAGCATCCCCGGTGTCGCCGCTGTCCTCATCGAGCCGGCCAGCAGCACCGTCACCGTGACCGCGTCCCGGCAGCTCGACCGTGCCGACATCGCCGCCGCGGTCGAGGCAGCCGGCCACGCGCTGGTGCCCTGA
- a CDS encoding ATP-binding protein, with product MLRGRDAERAAIAALLDGARAGSGGALLVRGVAGVGKSTLLADAVDAASGLRVLRTSGVESESPLAFAALQRLLRPLRGRLDTLPAPQHAALGAALGESPGEGERYLAYLGALSLLAEAAEEAPVLAVVDDAQWLDDASAGALLFAARRLQDEHVALLLAVREGDARGIDAPDVPSLALGGVTGADAAALLAGREARQVDPAVRDRLVAETGGNPLALVELARLLSAEQLAGRLPLPAPLPLTGGVERAFLDRGRGLSEHAQRFLLVAATDDTARLTVVRDAADRLGAGDEALDEVERAGLLRVDGDELTLYHPLVRSATYRAATSAQRRAAHGALAEVLRGDPDRRAWHLAAAADRPDADVVAALDGVAERAAARGGHEAATAAWARAAELTGDHEDRGRRLYLAASSAWLGAHPARAAALAQAAAGDVTDPVLRARLLTLQGQLEWNTRSLHEGYDLVLQAAQIAADVDQQMAQGLAMLAASLSAFGARSPRSVDPTVLAPAPTPDAPPLVRAASALLHGFTAVADRDWATASELFRRAYALAEAHTVDDHVLQPNLGVAAMLIDDDEQGLRLHEQQLTAARRAGALNMVEHALTRGAHFQIATGAWARASTAAAEALPLLAGTGHRGLTALPTAQLALLAARRGDATADPHLAEVRTIREKHPVGITDPLVVDLVHWAHGLRSPGQPATALHHLEQMTMPALRRMAALDRLETAVRAGRSDLARSWLEELEEFATGTGTPAARAVVEHGHALLADGSDADEHFARALAAHAGSPRLPDRARTELAYGEHLRRTGRRVDARAHLRTALALHEELGAVPWAERAAQALRASGETARRRDVSTAPQLTAQERQVTALVRQGLSNRDVAAQLFVSPRTVDFHLRNVFTKLGVTSRAELTALPLDG from the coding sequence GTGCTACGGGGGCGTGACGCGGAACGCGCGGCGATCGCCGCGCTGCTGGACGGCGCGCGGGCCGGCTCCGGCGGGGCCCTGCTGGTCCGTGGGGTCGCCGGGGTCGGGAAGTCGACGCTGCTGGCGGACGCGGTCGACGCCGCGTCGGGCTTGCGGGTGCTCCGCACGTCCGGCGTGGAGTCGGAGTCCCCCCTCGCGTTCGCCGCGCTGCAGCGGCTGCTGCGGCCGCTCAGGGGGCGGCTCGACACGCTGCCCGCACCCCAGCACGCCGCGCTGGGCGCCGCCCTCGGCGAGAGCCCCGGGGAGGGTGAGCGCTACCTCGCCTACCTGGGGGCGCTGAGCCTCCTCGCCGAGGCGGCCGAGGAGGCACCGGTGCTGGCCGTCGTCGACGACGCCCAGTGGCTCGACGACGCGTCGGCCGGGGCTCTGCTGTTCGCCGCGCGGCGTCTGCAGGACGAGCACGTGGCGCTGCTGCTCGCCGTCCGCGAGGGCGACGCCCGCGGGATCGATGCGCCGGATGTGCCCTCCCTGGCGCTCGGCGGCGTGACGGGGGCGGATGCCGCGGCACTGCTGGCCGGCCGGGAGGCCCGGCAGGTCGACCCAGCCGTTCGCGACCGGTTGGTGGCCGAGACCGGCGGCAACCCGCTGGCGCTGGTCGAGCTCGCCCGGCTGCTCTCGGCCGAGCAGCTCGCCGGCCGCCTGCCACTGCCGGCGCCGCTGCCCCTGACCGGTGGGGTCGAGCGAGCGTTCCTGGACCGGGGTCGAGGCCTGTCCGAGCACGCGCAGCGGTTCCTCCTGGTCGCCGCTACCGACGACACGGCGCGGCTCACGGTGGTCCGCGACGCGGCCGATCGTCTCGGTGCCGGCGACGAGGCGCTCGACGAGGTGGAACGCGCCGGCTTGCTCCGCGTGGACGGTGACGAGCTGACGCTGTACCACCCGCTGGTGCGCTCCGCCACCTACCGGGCGGCCACCAGCGCGCAGCGTCGGGCCGCGCACGGCGCCCTCGCCGAGGTGCTGCGCGGCGACCCGGACCGGCGTGCCTGGCACCTGGCTGCCGCCGCCGACCGGCCGGACGCAGACGTCGTGGCTGCCTTGGACGGTGTCGCCGAGCGGGCTGCTGCGCGCGGCGGCCACGAGGCCGCGACCGCCGCGTGGGCCCGCGCCGCCGAGCTCACCGGCGACCACGAGGACCGGGGCCGGCGGCTGTACCTGGCGGCGTCCTCGGCCTGGCTCGGTGCGCACCCCGCACGAGCCGCCGCGCTGGCGCAGGCCGCCGCCGGGGACGTCACCGACCCCGTGCTCCGGGCCCGGCTGCTGACCCTGCAGGGCCAGCTCGAGTGGAACACCCGGTCACTGCACGAGGGTTACGACCTGGTCCTGCAGGCCGCCCAGATCGCGGCGGACGTGGACCAGCAGATGGCCCAGGGGCTGGCCATGCTCGCCGCTTCGCTGTCGGCCTTCGGCGCCCGCTCACCCCGCAGCGTGGACCCGACCGTCCTGGCGCCGGCGCCGACCCCGGATGCGCCGCCGCTGGTCCGGGCGGCCTCCGCGCTGCTGCACGGATTCACTGCCGTCGCCGATCGCGACTGGGCCACCGCCAGCGAGCTGTTCCGGCGCGCGTACGCGCTCGCCGAGGCGCACACGGTGGACGACCACGTGCTGCAGCCCAACCTCGGTGTCGCCGCCATGCTGATCGACGACGACGAGCAGGGGCTCCGGCTCCACGAGCAGCAGCTGACCGCAGCCCGCCGCGCCGGTGCACTGAACATGGTCGAGCACGCCCTGACCCGCGGCGCCCACTTCCAGATCGCCACCGGTGCATGGGCACGGGCATCGACCGCGGCCGCCGAGGCGTTGCCGCTGCTCGCCGGCACCGGCCACCGAGGGCTTACGGCGCTGCCCACCGCCCAGCTGGCCCTTCTCGCCGCGCGGCGCGGCGACGCCACTGCCGACCCGCACCTGGCCGAGGTGAGGACGATCCGCGAGAAGCACCCGGTCGGCATCACCGACCCCCTGGTGGTCGACCTCGTCCACTGGGCACACGGACTGCGCAGCCCCGGGCAGCCGGCGACCGCGCTGCACCACCTCGAGCAGATGACCATGCCGGCCCTGCGACGCATGGCGGCGCTGGACCGGCTGGAGACCGCCGTTCGTGCCGGGCGCAGCGACCTGGCCCGGTCCTGGTTGGAGGAGCTGGAGGAGTTCGCCACGGGGACCGGCACCCCCGCAGCCCGCGCGGTCGTGGAGCACGGCCATGCCCTGCTGGCCGACGGCAGCGACGCCGACGAGCACTTCGCCCGGGCGCTCGCAGCGCACGCCGGCTCCCCGCGCCTGCCGGACCGTGCTCGCACCGAGCTGGCCTACGGGGAGCACCTGCGCCGGACCGGCCGCCGGGTCGACGCGCGAGCCCATCTCCGCACCGCCCTGGCCCTGCACGAGGAGCTCGGCGCCGTCCCCTGGGCCGAGCGAGCCGCGCAGGCGCTGCGCGCCTCGGGCGAGACCGCACGCCGCCGGGACGTCTCCACGGCTCCCCAGCTGACCGCGCAGGAACGGCAGGTCACCGCGCTGGTCCGGCAGGGCCTGTCCAACCGGGACGTGGCCGCTCAGCTCTTCGTCAGTCCGCGCACCGTCGACTTCCACCTGCGCAACGTGTTCACCAAGCTGGGCGTGACCTCGCGCGCCGAGCTCACGGCGCTCCCCCTCGACGGGTGA